Proteins from one Enoplosus armatus isolate fEnoArm2 chromosome 4, fEnoArm2.hap1, whole genome shotgun sequence genomic window:
- the LOC139284589 gene encoding potassium voltage-gated channel subfamily V member 2-like, which yields MGSTSKVVNLWNRRQSLFPNYKVTDSDINRRPSEIAYPLAKESCVKTWNSMQELSRDIYDIYAEYEDEEDDSAPYGFSKQISPSKKNYMININVGGKPYQIAYKTAAKYPKTRIGRLATYTDHNMKLDLCDDFTVTNNEYFFDRDPDVFHSIFNFYRTGVLWIKDELCPRNFLEEINYWGVRIKNTHRCCRISFEERQDELNDQLKIQRELEAEVEIEENEELFQDMFMGHKRRAIWNLMEKPFSSIEAKLMAVASSLFVLVSLVAMTLNTVEEMQYRTPTGQLSGKTYWEYVESTCIAFFTMEYLLRLVSTPDLKSFSRSVLNTVDLIAILPQYVQAVLEFFDNEENYMKHEADMQAVGQVGKLGQVLRIMRLMRIFRILKLARHSTGLRAFGFTLRQCYQQVGCLFLFIAMGIFSFSAMVYTVEHDMPQTNFTSIPHAWWWAAVSISTVGYGDVYPETILGRLFAFICISFGIILNGLPISILFNKFSDYYSKLKSNQYTASLKKRGKVRFSERTVKKINHCFGNNHCNAH from the exons ATGGGGAGCACCAGCAAGGTGGTCAACTTGTGGAACAGGAGACAGAGTCTCTTCCCCAACTACAAAGTCACCGATTCAGACATTAATCGAAGACCTTCTGAGATTGCTTATCCACTAGCCAAGGAAAGCTGTGTGAAGACATGGAACTCCATGCAGGAGCTGAGCCGGGACATCTACGACATTTATGCAGAgtatgaggatgaagaggatgacaGTGCTCCTTATGGCTTCTCCAAGCAGATTTCACCCTCCAAGAAGAACTACATGATCAACATCAATGTAGGGGGGAAGCCCTACCAGATAGCCTACAAGACGGCTGCCAAGTATCCCAAGACCAGAATAGGACGACTGGCCACCTACACGGACCACAACATGAAGCTGGACCTATGCGACGACTTCACTGTGACCAACAATGAGTACTTCTTTGACAGGGACCcagatgtcttccacagcatcTTCAACTTCTACAGGACTGGTGTGCTGTGGATCAAGGATGAGTTGTGTCCCCGCAACTTCCTGGAGGAGATCAACTATTGGGGCGTGAGGATCAAGAACACCCACCGCTGCTGTCGCATCTCCTTCGAGGAGAGGCAGGACGAGCTGAACGACCAGCTGAAGAtccagagggagctggaggCAGAGGTGGAGATCGAGGAGAATGAGGAGCTCTTTCAAGACATGTTCATGGGCCATAAGCGCAGAGCTATCTGGAACTTGATGGAGAAGCCATTTTCGTCCATCGAGGCCAAGCTGATGGCAGTGGCCTCCAGCCTGTTCGTCCTGGTCTCGCTGGTGGCCATGACTCTCAACACAGTGGAGGAGATGCAATACAGGACTCCCACAGGTCAGCTCAGTGGTAAGACATACTGGGAATACGTGGAGTCCACCTGCATCGCCTTCTTCACCATGGAGTACCTGCTCCGTCTGGTGTCCACTCCTGACCTCAAATCCTTCAGCAGGAGTGTGCTCAACACCGTGGACCTGATCGCCATCCTGCCTCAGTATGTGCAGGCCGTCCTGGAGTTCTTTGACAACGAGGAGAACTACATGAAGCACGAGGCTGACATGCAGGCGGTGGGGCAGGTGGGAAAGCTGGGCCAGGTGTTGCGAATCATGAGACTGATGCGAATCTTTCGTATCTTGAAGCTGGCGCGACACTCCACAGGTCTGCGGGCGTTTGGCTTCACTCTGCGTCAGTGCTATCAGCAAGTGGgctgcctcttcctcttcatcgcCATGGGCATCTTCAGCTTCTCCGCCATGGTTTACACTGTGGAGCATGACATGCCACAAACCAACTTCACCAGCATTCCTCATGCGTGGTGGTGGGCAGCT GTCAGCATCTCCACCGTGGGCTACGGAGACGTCTACCCAGAGACTATACTGGGTCGTCTTTTTGCTTTCATCTGCATCTCTTTTGGAATCATCCTCAACGGCCTGCCCATATCCATCCTCTTCAACAAGTTCTCAGACTATTACTCTAAACTCAAGTCCAATCAGTACACAGCCTCCCTGAAGAAACGAGGGAAGGTGAGATTTTCCGAGAGGACAGTGAAAAAGATCAACCACTGCTTTGGAAACAATCATTGTAACGCACACTGA
- the atp5meb gene encoding ATP synthase membrane subunit eb, with amino-acid sequence MAPPVAVSPLIKTARYSALIAGIIYGKKRYDHLKPIAAEERRIEEEEKKVREEQERIAKQLAEANEDTILK; translated from the exons ATGGCTCCTCCCGTCGCGGTGTCGCCTTTGATTAAG ACCGCAAGGTATTCAGCTTTGATTGCTGGGATCATCTACGGCAAAAAGAGATATG ATCACCTGAAGCCTATTGCAGCTGAGGAGAGAAGgatcgaggaggaggagaagaaggttCGCGAGGAGCAGGAGCGCATTGCCAAGCAGCTAGCAGAAG CAAATGAAGATACCATTCTGAAGTaa
- the LOC139283854 gene encoding purpurin-like has translation MDSQIFAVVILFLACVEQSLASCVVDSFTVKEDFDPKRYGGKWYALQKKDPEGLFLQDNISAEYTVGDDGAMVASSRGRVTLFGFWVVCADMAAQYSVPDPSNPGKMFMNYQGLASYLSSGGDNYWVIDTDYDNYAITYACRTLKDDGSCEDGYSLVFSRNPRGLPPAMQRVVRQKQEEICMAGEFQPVLQSGGYSCLLKLNELAKLFLSSPSSHWIRSSCPPKNEDGALSPQRRK, from the exons ATGGATTCCCAAATCTTTGCCGTGGTGATCTTGTTCCTGGCCTGCGTGGAGCAGAGCCTTGCCTCCTGCGTGGTGGACAGCTTCACGGTCAAAGAGGACTTTGACCCCAAAAGA TATGGAGGAAAGTGGTACGCTCTGCAGAAGAAAGACCCCGAGGGTTTGTTCCTGCAGGACAACATATCCGCCGAGTACACTGTTGGAGACGATGGTGCCATGGTCGCCTCCTCCAGGGGCAGAGTCACTCTCTTTGG GTTCTGGGTAGTGTGCGCCGACATGGCTGCTCAGTACTCAGTGCCCGACCCCAGCAACCCCGGCAAGATGTTCATGAACTACCAGGGACTGGCCAGCTACCTGTCCAGCGGAG GTGACAACTACTGGGTCATTGACACGGACTATGACAACTACGCCATCACCTACGCCTGCCGCACCCTGAAGGACGACGGAAGCTGCGAGGACGGCTACTCCCTGGTCTTCTCCCGCAACCCCCGTGGCCTCCCCCCCGCCATGCAGAGAGTCGTCCGCCAAAAACAGGAGGAGATCTGCATGGCCGGAGAGTTCCAGCCTGTGCTGCAGTCCGGTGGGTACTCTTGTCTATTGAAGTTGAAT GAGCTTGCTAAACTCTTCCTCAGCAGCCCTTCATCGCACTGGATTCGATCGTCCTGCCCCCCCAAAAACGAAGACGGAGCTCTCTCTCCCCAAAGACGCAAATAG
- the idua gene encoding alpha-L-iduronidase produces MQGKTFYAFALLLNVTGSSATPYVVTVDVGRPAGDLKHFWRSTGFCPPLPHTQAHQFDLSIDQQLNLAYVGSVPHGGIQQVRIHWMLELVTAQDVGGRPQYNFTKLDQLIELLWINGLRPGFELMGSVSNYFTDFEDKSQVVEWRNLVYLIAKRYIDKYGLGNVSQWNFETWNEPNNHDFDNVTVSIQGFLNYYDACSEGLRAASSLLRFGGPGDSCHSPPHSPYCWAMLQHCYNGTNYFTGETGVRIDYIALHKKGGGYSLPILQQEIQTVGEIQERFPRFRSLPVYNDEADPLVGWSRPQDWRADVTYAAMVVKVIKQHQDLLLADLSSSINYTLLSNDNAFLSYHPHPFTQRTLTARFQVNNTQPPHVQLIRKPVLSVMGLLALLGETQVLAQVLNSAGTSDSTVGVLASRHKPVILGGSDGWQAAALVYNSDDNSTSTNTDDVTVLLKGLAAQKGLVYVTYYIDNNVTNPFQLWQSMGSPDYPTAEQFRRLRNVQDSRVDGPWEVPAGDTLTLKAQLSVPSVLLVHVCAQPKAVPDQVNGLRFIRITKGQVLIVWSDHCVDSKCIKTFEAELSTDHKEFSRINTRDTIFTSYVYSPMDQEVGGLYRVRAVDYWGRPGPYSLPERYSEEH; encoded by the exons ATGCAGGGGAAAACTTTTTACGCCTTTGCGTTACTCCTTAACGTTACCGGAAGTTCAGCAACTCCGTATGTCGTCACAGTTGACGTGGGGAGACCAGCGGGAGACCTCAAACACTTCTGGAGAAGCACTGGTTTCTG cccccctctccctcacacCCAGGCCCACCAGTTTGACCTGAGCATTGACCAGCAGCTGAACCTGGCCTATGTGGGCTCCGTCCCCCATGGAGGGATCCAGCAGGTCAGGATACACTGGATGCTGGAGCTGGTCACTGCGCA AGACGTTGGAGGACGACCCCAGTACAACTTCACTAAACTGGACCAGCTGATAGAGCTCTTGTGGATTAATGGACTCCGACCAG GTTTTGAACTGATGGGCAGTGTCTCTAACTACTTCACTGACTTTGAGGACAAATCACAAGTGGTCGAGTGGAGAAACCTGGTTTATCTCATAGCCAAGAGGTACATTG ACAAGTATGGCCTGGGAAATGTTTCTCAGTGGAACTTTGAAACATGGAATGAGCCGAACAACCACGACTTTGACAATGTCACCGTGTCAATTCAAG GGTTTCTGAACTACTATGATGCCTGTTCGGAGGGTCTGCGCGCCGCCAGCAGTCTCCTGAGGTTTGGGGGTCCAGGAGACTCCTGTCATTCTCCCCCACACTCACCGTACTGCTGGGCCATGCTGCAGCACTGCTACAACGGCACCAACTACTTCACTGGAGAGACGGGGGTCAGGATCGACTACATCGCCCTGCACAAGAAG GGGGGAGGCTACTCCTTGCCCATCCTCCAGCAGGAGATCCAGACAGTGGGGGAGATCCAGGAGCGTTTCCCCCGCTTCCGTAGCCTCCCTGTTTACAATGACGAGGCTGATCCACTGGTGGGCTGGTCCAGGCCGCAGGACTGGAGGGCCGATGTGACCTATGCTGCAATGGTGGTGAAG GTAATAAAGCAGCACCAGGATCTGCTGCTGGCAGAcctgagcagcagcatcaaCTACACCCTGCTGAGCAACGACAACGCCTTCCTCAGCTACCACCCACACCCCTTCACCCAGCGCACGCTGACCGCCCGCTTCCAGGTCAACAACACGCAGCCACCTCACGTGCAGCTCATCAGGAAGCCGGTCCTCTCTGTCATGGGCCTGCTGGCTTTGCTAG GAGAGACCCAAGTCCTGGCTCAAGTTTTGAACTCGGCAGGAACCAGCGACAGCACGGTGGGAGTTCTCGCCAGCAGGCACAAGCCCGTAATCCTGGGCGGCTCAGACGGCTGGCAGGCAGCAGCGCTGGTCTACAACAGTGACGACAACAGCACTTCCACCAACACTGACGATGTCACCGTCTTACTGAAAGGACTGGCTGCGCAAAAGG GCCTTGTGTATGTCACGTATTACATTGACAACAATGTGACCAACCCCTTCCAGCTGTGGCAGAGCATGGGCAGCCCCGACTACCCCACAGCAGAACAGTTTAGACGCCTCAGGAATGTGCAG GACTCTCGTGTTGACGGGCCCTGGGAAGTTCCCGCAGGGGACACCCTGACTCTGAAAGCCCAGCTGTCCGTGCCCTCTGTCCTCCTCGTCCATGTTTGTGCGCAGCCCAAAGCCGTGCCAGACCAG GTCAATGGATTACGCTTCATCAGGATCACCAAAGGCCAAGTCCTGATTGTCTGGTCAGACCACTGTGTCGATTCCAA aTGCATCAAGACATTTGAAGCAGAACTCTCCACAGACCACAAGGAATTCAGCAGAATTAATACTCGAGACACCATTTTCACCTCTTATGTTTATTCACCTA TGGACCAGGAGGTTGGCGGTCTGTACAGAGTTCGAGCTGTGGACTACTGGGGCAGACCTGGTCCGTACTCGCTGCCGGAGAGGTATTCGGAGGAGCACTAG